The following coding sequences lie in one Streptomyces venezuelae genomic window:
- a CDS encoding sulfotransferase family protein codes for MSRRSEPAVLARESAVPWGGTGGGPVWGRGTGRPRRAADGLPRTAAHGVPGRRPGRRDRDVLAMDDLLDRVREDSGTDAVGLRFLPALGRLLHSLDTEADLHAVGRAAARSTLVAALLKQQQMIRLLRDRPEIALSDIRAPVFVTGLPGSGAAMLHNALAEHPGLDAPTLAELHDPAGRPTTIRQRRAALDRAGGIARDAALATAGRGSGLLVGATRPGGCHRLLGNAFHGMAATLSWRVPGYASWLETADPTEALAFHRAQLQALTWRIPASRLVLRDSFHARHLKQLLRVYPDAKVVQVHRDPADTVAACAGIATALRGRTARQVRPVGQEWADRVERHLVASERARLDVPRGRLLDLRFDDLVADPAGQVRAVLAFAGVTATPMFDRVVTTFVAGTVREARRARPFQPAEFDLSRRELHSRFAVYRTRYGV; via the coding sequence GTGAGCAGACGGAGTGAACCCGCTGTCCTCGCACGCGAGTCGGCCGTTCCCTGGGGCGGCACCGGGGGCGGCCCCGTCTGGGGGCGCGGCACCGGCCGCCCGCGACGGGCCGCCGACGGCCTGCCGCGGACGGCGGCACACGGGGTGCCCGGCAGGCGCCCCGGCCGGCGCGACCGCGATGTGCTCGCCATGGACGACCTCCTTGACCGGGTGCGCGAGGACAGCGGCACGGACGCCGTCGGGCTGCGCTTCCTGCCCGCGCTCGGCCGTCTCCTTCACTCCCTCGACACGGAGGCCGACCTGCACGCGGTGGGCCGCGCGGCCGCACGCTCCACGCTCGTGGCGGCCCTCCTGAAGCAGCAACAGATGATCCGGCTGCTGCGGGACCGGCCCGAGATCGCCCTGAGCGACATCCGCGCCCCGGTCTTCGTCACCGGACTGCCGGGCAGCGGCGCGGCGATGCTGCACAACGCCCTCGCCGAGCACCCCGGACTCGACGCCCCGACCCTCGCGGAACTGCACGACCCGGCGGGCCGTCCCACCACGATCCGCCAGCGGCGCGCCGCCCTCGACCGGGCCGGAGGCATCGCGCGGGACGCGGCCCTCGCCACGGCCGGGCGCGGCTCCGGACTGCTCGTCGGCGCCACGCGGCCCGGCGGCTGCCACCGGCTGCTCGGCAACGCCTTCCACGGCATGGCGGCGACGCTCTCCTGGCGGGTGCCCGGGTACGCGTCGTGGCTGGAGACGGCGGACCCGACCGAGGCGTTGGCGTTCCACCGCGCCCAGCTCCAGGCCCTCACCTGGCGCATCCCCGCCTCCCGCCTGGTCCTGCGCGACTCCTTCCACGCCCGCCATCTGAAGCAGCTCCTGCGGGTCTACCCCGACGCCAAGGTCGTCCAGGTGCACCGCGATCCGGCGGACACCGTCGCCGCCTGCGCCGGGATCGCGACGGCGCTGCGCGGCCGCACGGCACGTCAGGTGCGGCCCGTCGGGCAGGAGTGGGCCGACCGCGTCGAGCGCCACCTCGTGGCGTCCGAGCGGGCCCGGCTCGACGTCCCGCGCGGGCGCCTGCTCGACCTGCGCTTCGACGACCTGGTGGCGGACCCGGCCGGGCAGGTGCGTGCCGTGCTCGCCTTCGCGGGTGTGACGGCGACGCCGATGTTCGACCGCGTCGTGACGACGTTCGTCGCGGGGACGGTCCGCGAGGCCCGCCGCGCACGCCCCTTCCAGCCCGCCGAGTTCGACCTCTCACGCCGCGAGCTGCACAGCCGCTTCGCGGTGTACCGGACGAGGTACGGCGTGTGA
- a CDS encoding TetR/AcrR family transcriptional regulator — protein sequence MVKQERAARTREALVRAAAHEFEHTGYEGTSLTRVAGAAGISVGALTFHFSSKAGLAQAVRTRGDATVRACVAESGTGTEPALDTVVTLTLALARLLEEDEVVRAAVRLWREVPDGDGTWSGLWLPAVAETLDRAGGAGLGPAVAEHDVVLLAEYLLAGAESRLRERLHGPRAASRGEGEGDDSVERHLARLWALVLPGLSKH from the coding sequence ATGGTGAAGCAGGAACGGGCCGCGAGGACCCGGGAGGCGCTGGTCCGTGCGGCGGCCCACGAGTTCGAGCACACCGGGTACGAGGGGACGTCCCTCACCCGGGTCGCCGGGGCCGCCGGCATCTCGGTCGGCGCCCTCACCTTCCATTTCTCGTCCAAGGCGGGCCTGGCGCAGGCCGTGCGGACACGCGGCGACGCGACGGTCCGGGCGTGCGTGGCGGAGTCCGGCACGGGCACCGAACCGGCGCTCGACACCGTTGTCACCCTCACTCTCGCGCTCGCGCGGCTCCTCGAGGAGGACGAGGTGGTGCGGGCCGCCGTCCGCCTGTGGCGCGAGGTCCCCGACGGCGACGGCACGTGGTCCGGGCTCTGGCTGCCCGCGGTGGCGGAGACCCTCGACCGCGCGGGCGGCGCCGGACTCGGCCCCGCCGTCGCCGAACACGACGTGGTGCTCCTCGCGGAGTACCTCCTGGCGGGTGCGGAGTCCCGGCTGCGGGAGCGGCTCCACGGACCGCGGGCCGCGAGCAGGGGCGAGGGCGAGGGCGACGACAGCGTGGAGCGGCACCTCGCCCGCCTCTGGGCGCTCGTCCTGCCGGGGCTGTCCAAGCACTGA
- a CDS encoding transposase: MTELQDHRLPELIADGSITSYAETVFGHLRRADQRRWAAAYVLGLLTTPGRKSVKRLAAQLHAGPTAAQSLHQFANASPWEWDPARHELLRLAERRTRVRAWTVGVAVLPKRGSHSCGVHQRFERATGRTVNCQMGIGLFLSSDTAHVPVDWRLRLPKEWDEDEELRARTRIPDTARHCSPTEHVLDLVDSLAPHSGREPVPVVADTSHHPTSGAYLATELTARGRHSVIAVPHGLRVVPEGQRVLAPGAPDGVLTAGRLLQLLSPKGAVSAAVDFRHGAPRADRLVSALVRLPGRRGVSPGVYRVFARRRPGSPGVGRIWLTSLVNPRLHDLLPLVQAHSGTVSALADLTENYGLRDFEGRSFPGWHHHMTLASAAYAYRRLVAGAPGEQWPQRRIA, translated from the coding sequence ATGACAGAGCTCCAGGACCACCGGCTGCCCGAGCTGATCGCGGACGGGTCGATCACCTCGTACGCGGAGACCGTCTTCGGACATCTGCGCCGCGCGGACCAGCGGCGCTGGGCCGCCGCCTACGTACTGGGGCTGCTCACCACCCCCGGCCGGAAGTCCGTCAAGCGGCTCGCGGCACAGCTGCACGCGGGCCCCACGGCCGCCCAGTCCCTGCACCAGTTCGCCAACGCGAGCCCCTGGGAGTGGGACCCGGCGCGGCACGAGCTGCTGCGCCTGGCCGAGCGCCGCACCCGGGTCCGTGCCTGGACCGTCGGCGTCGCGGTGCTGCCCAAGCGCGGCAGCCACTCCTGCGGCGTGCACCAGCGGTTCGAGCGGGCCACGGGCCGCACCGTCAACTGCCAGATGGGCATAGGGCTCTTCCTGTCCTCGGACACCGCGCACGTTCCCGTGGACTGGCGGCTGCGGCTCCCCAAGGAGTGGGACGAGGACGAGGAGCTGCGGGCGCGCACACGCATCCCCGACACCGCCCGGCACTGCTCTCCCACGGAGCACGTCCTGGACCTCGTCGACTCACTCGCCCCGCACTCCGGCCGCGAACCCGTCCCGGTGGTCGCCGACACGAGCCACCACCCGACGTCGGGCGCGTACCTCGCCACGGAACTGACCGCGCGCGGACGCCACAGCGTGATCGCCGTGCCGCACGGCCTGCGGGTCGTACCGGAGGGCCAGCGCGTACTCGCCCCCGGCGCCCCCGACGGCGTCCTCACCGCGGGGCGGCTCCTCCAACTCCTCTCGCCCAAGGGGGCGGTGTCGGCCGCGGTCGACTTCCGGCACGGCGCGCCGCGCGCCGACCGGCTGGTCTCCGCGCTGGTGCGGCTGCCCGGGCGGCGCGGCGTCTCCCCGGGTGTCTACCGGGTCTTCGCGCGGCGCCGCCCGGGGTCCCCGGGCGTGGGGCGCATCTGGCTGACCAGCCTGGTCAACCCGCGGCTGCACGACCTGCTGCCGCTGGTGCAGGCGCACTCCGGCACGGTCTCCGCCCTCGCGGACCTCACGGAGAACTACGGCCTACGCGACTTCGAGGGCCGCTCGTTCCCCGGCTGGCACCACCACATGACCCTGGCGTCCGCGGCGTACGCGTACCGGCGGCTCGTCGCGGGGGCCCCGGGGGAGCAGTGGCCGCAGCGCCGCATCGCGTGA
- the glpX gene encoding class II fructose-bisphosphatase, with translation MLTSPVPTSSPLAVAAEAPDRNLALELVRVTEAAAMAAGRWVGRGDKNGADGAAVRAMRTLVSTVSMNGVVVIGEGEKDEAPMLFNGERIGDGTGAEVDIAVDPIDGTTLTAKGMPNAIAVLAAADRGAMFDPSAVFYMDKLVTGPEAADYVDIDAPASVNVRRVAKAKNLAPEDVTVVVLDRPRHREVIDEVRATGARIKLISDGDVAGSVLAVQEDSGVDLLLGIGGTPEGIISACAIKCLGGTIQGKLRPRDEEERRRAVDAGHDLDRVLATDDLVKGDNVFFVATGITDGELLRGVRYGAASATTESLVMRSRSRTIRRIDSTHRLTKLRAYSAIDFDRAS, from the coding sequence CTGCTCACCTCCCCCGTCCCGACGTCCTCCCCGCTCGCGGTAGCCGCGGAGGCTCCCGACCGCAACCTCGCCCTGGAGCTCGTCAGGGTCACCGAGGCCGCCGCCATGGCCGCGGGCCGCTGGGTCGGCCGCGGCGACAAGAACGGCGCCGACGGTGCCGCCGTGCGCGCCATGCGGACCCTCGTCTCCACCGTCTCGATGAACGGTGTCGTCGTCATCGGCGAGGGCGAGAAGGACGAGGCCCCGATGCTCTTCAACGGGGAGCGCATCGGAGACGGCACCGGCGCCGAGGTCGACATCGCCGTCGACCCGATCGACGGCACCACCCTGACCGCCAAGGGCATGCCGAACGCCATCGCCGTGCTGGCCGCCGCCGACCGCGGCGCCATGTTCGACCCGTCGGCCGTCTTCTACATGGACAAGCTGGTCACAGGCCCCGAAGCCGCGGACTACGTCGACATCGACGCACCCGCCTCGGTCAACGTCCGCCGCGTCGCCAAGGCGAAGAACCTGGCCCCCGAGGACGTCACCGTCGTCGTCCTGGACCGGCCGCGGCACCGGGAAGTGATCGACGAGGTCCGTGCGACGGGCGCCCGCATCAAGCTGATCTCCGACGGCGACGTCGCGGGGTCCGTCCTCGCCGTCCAGGAGGACAGCGGCGTCGACCTGCTGCTCGGCATCGGCGGCACCCCGGAGGGCATCATCTCGGCCTGCGCCATCAAGTGCCTGGGCGGCACCATCCAGGGCAAGCTGCGGCCGAGGGACGAGGAGGAGCGCCGGCGCGCCGTCGACGCCGGGCACGACCTCGACCGTGTCCTGGCCACGGACGACCTGGTCAAGGGCGACAACGTCTTCTTCGTCGCGACGGGCATCACCGACGGCGAGCTGCTGCGCGGCGTGCGCTACGGCGCGGCGAGCGCCACCACGGAGTCCCTGGTGATGCGCTCCCGCTCCCGTACGATCCGCCGCATCGACTCCACGCACCGGCTCACGAAGCTGCGCGCGTACAGCGCGATCGACTTCGACCGCGCGAGCTGA
- a CDS encoding SDR family NAD(P)-dependent oxidoreductase, translating to MNDTTTPGRDGMLADKTIMITGASSGIGAAAARLFAAEGAAVVLTARREQLIEKIAAEIAEGGGQALAVAGDVTVPADVRRVVDAAVETYGRLDGGFNNAGWATAGTPLHETDDAVFDQVIDVNVRGVWNCMKAQITAMLADGRGGAVVNTSSAAGVVATGATASYIAAKHAVLGLTKAGGDEYGRRGIRVNALVVGSTRTELMDQVLTDTPSLEESFVSRSMQKRMADPVEVAQAAAWLLSDRSSFVTGGSVPVDGGWTAA from the coding sequence ATGAACGACACCACGACGCCCGGCAGAGACGGCATGCTGGCCGACAAGACGATCATGATCACCGGCGCTTCGAGCGGCATCGGCGCGGCGGCGGCACGGCTGTTCGCCGCCGAGGGCGCCGCCGTGGTCCTCACGGCACGCCGTGAGCAGTTGATCGAGAAGATCGCCGCGGAGATAGCGGAGGGCGGCGGGCAGGCCCTCGCGGTCGCCGGGGACGTGACGGTCCCGGCGGACGTACGGCGGGTGGTCGACGCGGCGGTGGAGACGTACGGCCGGCTGGACGGCGGGTTCAACAACGCGGGGTGGGCCACCGCGGGCACGCCGCTGCACGAGACCGACGACGCCGTCTTCGACCAGGTGATCGACGTCAACGTACGCGGCGTCTGGAACTGCATGAAGGCGCAGATCACCGCGATGCTCGCGGACGGCCGCGGAGGCGCCGTCGTCAACACGTCCAGCGCGGCGGGCGTGGTCGCGACGGGGGCCACGGCGTCGTACATCGCGGCGAAGCACGCGGTGCTCGGCCTGACGAAGGCGGGCGGCGACGAGTACGGGCGGCGCGGGATCCGGGTGAACGCCCTGGTGGTGGGGAGCACCCGGACGGAGCTCATGGACCAGGTGCTCACGGACACGCCGTCCCTGGAGGAGAGCTTCGTCTCCCGCTCCATGCAGAAGCGGATGGCCGACCCGGTGGAGGTGGCGCAGGCCGCCGCGTGGCTGCTCAGCGACCGGTCGTCGTTCGTCACGGGCGGCTCCGTGCCGGTCGACGGCGGGTGGACGGCAGCCTGA
- a CDS encoding HAD family hydrolase yields the protein MHQHFDRLRLVALNIDGVLLNDTFSPVIGNFITSRGGVYDAATERRILSQPRRVAGGEMARAAGLDITGDEALELYFAERDRYVAEHPVRPNPGAAELIGRIRGLGLQVVCYGGLSKPHFDTHLGQWAHLFDGPGYVCTDSFRPGIKEIAEDVFSLGLDEVLFVDDVARVAEAAKGLGVPFIGHPCSFQRTFMEELSVRHIVDSLDAVDEELLRTLDAEAAAGTVWPADVTL from the coding sequence ATGCACCAGCACTTCGACCGACTGCGCCTCGTCGCGCTCAACATCGACGGCGTTCTGCTCAACGACACGTTCAGCCCCGTCATCGGCAACTTCATCACCAGCCGCGGAGGCGTGTACGACGCCGCGACCGAGCGGCGCATCCTGTCCCAGCCGCGCCGCGTCGCGGGCGGCGAGATGGCCCGCGCGGCCGGCCTCGACATCACGGGCGACGAGGCGCTGGAACTCTATTTCGCCGAGCGCGATCGCTACGTCGCCGAGCACCCCGTGCGGCCGAACCCGGGCGCCGCCGAACTGATCGGGCGGATACGCGGCCTGGGCCTCCAGGTGGTCTGTTACGGCGGCCTGAGCAAGCCCCACTTCGACACGCACCTGGGCCAGTGGGCGCACCTCTTCGACGGCCCCGGTTACGTCTGCACCGACTCGTTCCGCCCCGGCATCAAGGAGATCGCCGAGGACGTGTTCTCGCTGGGCCTCGACGAGGTGCTGTTCGTGGACGACGTCGCCCGGGTCGCCGAGGCGGCGAAGGGGCTCGGCGTGCCGTTCATCGGCCATCCCTGCAGTTTCCAGCGCACGTTCATGGAGGAGCTGTCGGTCCGGCACATCGTCGACTCGCTGGACGCGGTCGACGAGGAGCTCCTCCGCACCCTCGACGCGGAGGCCGCGGCGGGCACTGTCTGGCCCGCGGACGTCACACTTTAA
- a CDS encoding ScbR family autoregulator-binding transcription factor, translated as MPEPKQERAQKTREEILRAAAEVFDERGYSGAGMREIMNRAGVTLGAVYFHFPNKEALALAVMRAQPASIVPALKSQGLQRLVDITFVWAHKLQTDPMLRAGVRLTSEQTGFGLDDATPYREWSRIMEECLADGRTRGDVRPDVDVRTLAEFIVSACTGLQAYSLLASGREDLPERTRAMWRLLMPAIATGNAADSIDVSEAREAAVNA; from the coding sequence ATGCCGGAACCGAAGCAGGAGCGGGCACAGAAGACGCGCGAGGAAATCCTTCGCGCCGCCGCTGAGGTCTTCGACGAACGCGGGTACAGCGGTGCCGGCATGCGGGAGATCATGAACCGCGCCGGTGTGACGCTCGGAGCCGTCTACTTCCACTTCCCCAACAAGGAGGCGCTGGCCCTGGCGGTGATGCGCGCCCAGCCCGCGAGCATCGTGCCCGCCCTGAAGTCGCAGGGCCTGCAGCGCCTGGTGGACATCACGTTCGTGTGGGCGCACAAGCTCCAGACGGACCCGATGCTGCGCGCGGGCGTCCGGCTCACCAGCGAGCAGACCGGCTTCGGACTCGACGACGCCACGCCCTACCGGGAGTGGTCCAGGATCATGGAGGAGTGCCTCGCCGACGGGCGCACGCGGGGCGACGTCCGCCCGGACGTCGACGTCCGCACGCTCGCCGAGTTCATCGTGTCCGCGTGTACGGGCCTCCAGGCGTACTCCCTGCTCGCGAGCGGCCGCGAGGACCTGCCCGAGCGGACCCGCGCCATGTGGCGGCTGCTCATGCCCGCCATCGCCACGGGGAACGCCGCCGACAGCATCGACGTGAGCGAGGCGAGGGAGGCCGCGGTCAACGCCTGA
- a CDS encoding ScbA/BarX family gamma-butyrolactone biosynthesis protein, translating into MPFVSHAQNAAQTTAPATAQATAQVAAPTAAPSAAWTVARTAPTARLRHVPQEFVHKRVGAEVLLTGWAPAGEDRVTVTARWPRGHAFYAPVSGRHDPMLLAETLRQSIPLISHALYDVPLGHHLIWQHFTFEVASGAMFLDVGPMNVELRITCGDIARRGGRLAALTMDIEILRDGRRLGTAHTRFSSHAPAIYRRLRGDRCTPPGDTAPFAPAVRPALVGRVHAEDVVLAPAPMPVPAPIPVPAPHQWQLRVDQTHPILFDHPVDHAPGMLLLEAARQAAHAVQSPLGGAVFPIRFESAFFRYVEFDAPCLITAHVEPTAYPEGHLSVSVTALQEDNEAFSCRVTLARATP; encoded by the coding sequence ATGCCTTTCGTTTCGCATGCACAGAACGCCGCGCAGACCACTGCGCCGGCCACCGCACAGGCCACCGCGCAGGTCGCTGCGCCGACCGCCGCACCATCGGCCGCGTGGACCGTCGCACGGACCGCGCCGACGGCCCGACTCCGGCACGTGCCGCAGGAGTTCGTCCACAAGCGGGTCGGTGCCGAAGTGCTGCTCACCGGCTGGGCGCCCGCCGGTGAGGACCGGGTGACGGTCACCGCCCGGTGGCCGCGCGGTCACGCCTTCTACGCGCCCGTCAGCGGACGGCACGACCCGATGCTGCTCGCCGAGACGCTGCGGCAGAGCATCCCGCTGATCTCGCACGCCCTCTACGACGTGCCGCTCGGCCACCACCTCATCTGGCAGCACTTCACCTTCGAGGTGGCGTCCGGGGCGATGTTCCTCGACGTCGGCCCGATGAACGTCGAACTCCGCATCACCTGCGGCGACATCGCCCGGCGCGGCGGCCGGCTCGCCGCGCTCACGATGGACATCGAGATCCTGCGCGACGGCCGGCGCCTCGGCACCGCGCACACGCGGTTCAGCAGCCACGCACCGGCGATCTACCGCAGACTCCGCGGCGACCGCTGCACGCCTCCCGGCGACACGGCCCCGTTCGCTCCCGCGGTGCGGCCCGCCCTGGTGGGCCGCGTCCACGCCGAGGACGTCGTGCTCGCCCCCGCTCCGATGCCGGTACCGGCACCGATACCGGTACCGGCGCCGCACCAGTGGCAGCTCCGGGTCGACCAGACACACCCCATCCTGTTCGACCACCCCGTCGACCACGCGCCGGGCATGCTGCTGCTCGAAGCGGCGCGCCAGGCGGCCCACGCCGTCCAGAGCCCCCTGGGCGGAGCCGTCTTCCCGATCCGCTTCGAGTCGGCGTTCTTCCGCTACGTCGAGTTCGACGCGCCCTGCCTGATCACCGCCCACGTAGAGCCGACGGCGTACCCGGAAGGCCACTTGAGCGTCTCCGTCACGGCGCTGCAGGAGGACAACGAGGCCTTCTCCTGCCGCGTGACCCTGGCCCGCGCCACCCCGTGA
- a CDS encoding aminoglycoside phosphotransferase family protein, with the protein MLRALLKEQHPDLAHLEIRRAARGWDNELWRLGDDLALRMPRTERAPGLLRKEYRWLPAMATDLPLPVPTPLRLGVPSTRFPEPWTVTAWVPGTPADRTPVGRGAQAADALGAFLRTLHVAAPAAAPRHQGRGGPLAPLADDFPGRLADLSPDDIGVGPDDADALHALRALWEDAVAAPAWQGPPSWLHCDLHPANVVVSDGALTGVLDFGELCAGDPATDLGAAWLLLPGGAAPRFFSAYGRADDAMIRRAKGWAALQSLALIDVGRNGERGLPGGKVTWGHAGRATIQRLIGR; encoded by the coding sequence TTGCTGCGCGCCCTCCTCAAGGAGCAGCACCCGGACCTGGCGCACCTGGAGATCCGTCGCGCCGCCCGGGGCTGGGACAACGAACTGTGGCGTCTCGGCGACGACTTGGCGCTGCGCATGCCGCGCACGGAGCGTGCGCCCGGCCTCCTGCGCAAGGAGTACCGGTGGCTGCCCGCCATGGCGACGGACCTCCCCCTTCCCGTGCCGACGCCCCTGCGCCTCGGTGTGCCGTCCACCCGTTTCCCGGAGCCGTGGACCGTGACGGCCTGGGTGCCGGGCACGCCGGCGGACCGCACGCCGGTCGGCCGTGGGGCCCAGGCGGCGGATGCCCTGGGTGCGTTCCTGCGGACGCTGCACGTGGCCGCGCCCGCGGCGGCACCGCGGCACCAGGGGCGGGGCGGCCCGTTGGCGCCCCTCGCGGACGACTTCCCCGGACGCCTCGCGGATCTGTCGCCCGACGACATCGGCGTCGGTCCGGACGACGCGGACGCCCTCCACGCGCTGCGCGCCCTCTGGGAGGACGCCGTCGCGGCGCCCGCGTGGCAGGGGCCGCCCAGCTGGCTGCACTGCGACCTGCACCCCGCGAACGTCGTCGTCTCCGACGGCGCCCTCACCGGCGTCCTCGACTTCGGGGAACTCTGCGCGGGCGATCCGGCGACGGACCTGGGCGCGGCGTGGCTGCTCCTGCCGGGCGGGGCCGCGCCCCGCTTCTTCTCGGCGTACGGACGCGCCGACGACGCGATGATCCGGCGCGCGAAGGGGTGGGCGGCCCTCCAGTCCCTCGCCCTCATCGACGTCGGCCGCAACGGCGAACGGGGGCTGCCCGGCGGAAAGGTGACGTGGGGCCATGCGGGCCGGGCCACGATTCAGAGGCTGATCGGGCGGTAG
- a CDS encoding molybdopterin-dependent oxidoreductase, translating to MTAPPSSTSASTSASAAAVPTSASTPPLAPPPEDPSHGDPDPGPDFITPVDNVFVRTHLGGFPDIDPAAWTLTVEGLVERPLRLDLATLLGLPSDRLTAVHECFGSPFRPDTPTRAVTNIEWTGLPLAALLDRAGPLPAARHVLFEGADTGSFQGEDGLSYVKDLPLETARRDVFLAHGMNDEPLRVRHGYPLRAVVPRMFGTNSVKWLTRIVLTDERPEHMFTTTFYTRRLPGHDTPQPVRALDVNSKILSPEGDAELPYTGWTFRGRTWSTTAVVRLDLSFDGGPWEPATLDVPGADPAWQGFSLRRTLAPGPHTVRSRATDAAGRVQPPPGARNSEHEVRFTVGAPANRRPPHPYAPAVEE from the coding sequence ATGACCGCGCCGCCTTCGTCCACCTCTGCCTCCACCTCTGCCTCCGCCGCCGCCGTCCCCACCTCCGCCTCCACGCCTCCGCTTGCGCCGCCGCCCGAGGACCCCTCGCACGGCGATCCGGACCCCGGCCCCGACTTCATCACTCCGGTCGACAACGTCTTCGTCCGTACCCACCTCGGCGGCTTCCCCGACATCGACCCGGCGGCCTGGACCCTGACCGTCGAGGGCCTGGTGGAGCGCCCCCTGCGCCTCGACCTCGCGACGCTCCTCGGTCTGCCGTCCGACCGGCTCACCGCCGTCCACGAGTGCTTCGGCAGCCCGTTCCGGCCGGATACGCCCACGCGCGCGGTGACGAACATCGAGTGGACGGGGCTGCCGCTGGCCGCGCTCCTGGACCGCGCGGGACCGCTGCCCGCCGCCCGGCACGTGCTCTTCGAGGGCGCGGACACCGGCTCCTTCCAGGGCGAGGACGGACTCTCGTACGTCAAGGACCTCCCCCTGGAGACCGCCCGCCGCGACGTGTTCCTCGCGCACGGCATGAACGACGAGCCGCTGCGCGTCCGGCACGGATATCCGCTGCGGGCCGTGGTCCCGCGCATGTTCGGCACGAACTCCGTGAAGTGGCTGACCCGGATCGTCCTGACGGACGAGCGCCCGGAGCACATGTTCACGACGACCTTCTACACGCGGAGGCTCCCGGGGCACGACACCCCGCAGCCGGTCCGCGCGCTGGACGTCAACAGCAAGATCCTCTCACCGGAGGGCGATGCCGAACTTCCCTACACGGGCTGGACTTTCAGAGGGCGTACGTGGAGCACGACTGCGGTCGTCCGCCTCGACCTCTCCTTCGACGGCGGCCCGTGGGAGCCCGCCACCCTCGACGTCCCGGGCGCCGACCCGGCCTGGCAGGGCTTCTCCCTGCGCCGCACGCTCGCGCCGGGCCCGCACACGGTCCGCTCGCGCGCGACGGACGCGGCGGGCCGCGTCCAGCCGCCGCCGGGCGCGCGGAACTCCGAGCACGAGGTCCGGTTCACGGTGGGCGCCCCCGCGAACCGCCGCCCGCCTCACCCGTACGCCCCGGCCGTCGAGGAGTAA
- a CDS encoding lipase family protein encodes MHTRTSVRAWAVVAALGLSAITPLTAAHATAPTGTPTTTPAAPSTASAADSPGDIVSSEPSSFHPLPNQPTNTKAWKIHYRSTTATGEPNTVSGTVIVPQDGRKGPRPLITYAVGTVGVADRCAPSAGFPQGTTLEGNLIQQLTLRGWAVAVTDYEGLGTPGDHTYTVGRAEGQAMLDAARAAIRLPAAGLGRDTPVGIMGYSQGGQASSWAAELHGTYAPELDVKGTATGGVPGDLLKVAKFNDGLYGSGLIFMAAIGQNAAFPELKLDSYLNPEGKKLIGALRESCVADGSVLGSFKTIASMTTKNPLEQPDWKQRLTESRVGGARPDAPVYQYHAFADELIPYAVGRKVRADWCAQGANVEWHTVPAGDHVSAVITHSPYAAQWLADRFAGKVARGNC; translated from the coding sequence ATGCACACACGTACCAGCGTCCGAGCGTGGGCCGTGGTGGCCGCGCTCGGCCTGTCGGCCATCACCCCGCTCACCGCGGCACACGCCACCGCGCCCACCGGCACCCCCACGACCACCCCCGCGGCCCCCTCGACCGCCTCCGCCGCCGACTCCCCCGGCGACATCGTGTCCTCCGAGCCGAGCAGCTTCCACCCGCTCCCCAACCAGCCGACCAACACCAAGGCCTGGAAGATCCACTACCGCTCGACCACCGCCACGGGCGAGCCGAACACCGTGTCCGGCACGGTCATCGTGCCCCAGGACGGCAGGAAGGGCCCCCGCCCCCTGATCACGTACGCCGTGGGGACCGTCGGGGTCGCCGACCGCTGCGCGCCCAGCGCGGGCTTCCCCCAGGGCACCACCCTGGAGGGCAACCTCATCCAGCAGCTCACCCTGCGCGGCTGGGCGGTGGCCGTCACCGACTACGAAGGCCTCGGCACGCCGGGCGACCACACGTACACCGTGGGCCGCGCCGAGGGCCAGGCCATGCTGGACGCGGCCCGCGCCGCGATCCGGCTGCCCGCTGCGGGGCTCGGCAGGGACACACCGGTCGGCATCATGGGGTACTCGCAGGGCGGCCAGGCGTCGTCGTGGGCGGCCGAGCTGCACGGCACGTACGCCCCCGAACTCGACGTCAAGGGCACGGCGACCGGCGGCGTACCCGGTGACCTGCTGAAGGTCGCGAAGTTCAACGACGGCCTGTACGGCTCGGGCCTCATCTTCATGGCGGCGATCGGCCAGAACGCGGCCTTCCCCGAGCTGAAGCTCGACTCCTACCTCAACCCCGAGGGCAAGAAGCTCATCGGCGCCCTGCGCGAATCCTGCGTGGCGGACGGCTCGGTGCTCGGCTCGTTCAAGACGATCGCGTCCATGACGACGAAGAACCCCCTGGAACAGCCCGACTGGAAGCAGCGCCTGACCGAGTCCCGGGTCGGCGGTGCCAGGCCGGACGCGCCCGTGTACCAGTACCACGCGTTCGCCGACGAACTCATCCCGTACGCCGTGGGCCGGAAGGTCCGCGCGGACTGGTGCGCCCAGGGCGCGAACGTCGAGTGGCACACGGTACCCGCCGGCGACCACGTCAGCGCCGTGATCACACACTCGCCCTACGCGGCCCAGTGGCTGGCGGACCGCTTCGCGGGGAAGGTGGCACGCGGCAACTGCTGA